The proteins below are encoded in one region of Candidatus Zixiibacteriota bacterium:
- a CDS encoding ABC transporter substrate-binding protein, which translates to MDCVKIGIGVSSIGRFLPFVGQAAGLFERHGISVEIVNQQDEEKVVEDIAAGRTPVGTPNAPSLVFSLLEGNDLVIVGGILNRPAFFLAAAPTVAGVEELRGRKVGINQPRRMAGMMMLALLRRWGLDAGKDLRLVDLGLNDRSLDALQGGEIDAALLPPEKAFAAEEEGFRVIADSLGLDCHWVPLATTRRFLAANQDLVRRVALVYAESVKLFRKEREAALGEIGRRLPPLAGRRAVLEKCCELFAERFEPDLAVSSGSIRSILQEVALQDTRAAGIAPETLVERVIER; encoded by the coding sequence ATGGATTGCGTCAAGATCGGCATCGGAGTTTCAAGCATCGGGCGCTTTCTTCCGTTCGTCGGACAGGCGGCTGGGTTGTTCGAAAGACACGGGATCTCGGTCGAGATCGTCAACCAGCAGGACGAGGAAAAGGTCGTCGAGGACATCGCCGCGGGAAGGACGCCGGTGGGCACGCCGAACGCTCCGTCGCTCGTGTTCTCGCTGCTGGAAGGAAACGACCTCGTGATCGTCGGCGGTATTCTGAACCGTCCGGCTTTCTTTCTCGCTGCGGCCCCGACGGTCGCCGGCGTGGAGGAGCTTCGGGGCAGGAAGGTCGGCATCAACCAGCCGCGGCGCATGGCGGGGATGATGATGCTTGCGCTGCTGCGGAGGTGGGGCCTGGATGCCGGGAAGGATCTTCGACTGGTGGACCTCGGCCTCAACGACCGAAGCCTGGACGCGCTCCAGGGCGGGGAGATCGATGCCGCGCTGCTGCCGCCGGAAAAGGCGTTTGCGGCCGAGGAGGAGGGTTTTCGCGTGATAGCCGACAGCCTGGGGCTCGACTGCCACTGGGTTCCCCTCGCGACCACACGCCGATTTCTCGCGGCCAACCAGGACCTCGTCCGTAGGGTGGCGCTGGTCTATGCCGAGAGCGTCAAGCTGTTCAGGAAAGAGCGCGAGGCGGCGCTCGGCGAGATCGGCCGCAGGCTGCCGCCCCTGGCCGGCCGCCGAGCGGTTCTGGAGAAATGCTGCGAGCTGTTCGCCGAGCGCTTCGAGCCCGACCTCGCCGTTTCTTCGGGCTCGATCCGTTCGATCCTGCAGGAAGTGGCATTGCAAGACACGCGGGCGGCGGGGATTGCGCCGGAAACGTTGGTCGAGAGGGTGATCGAGCGGTGA
- a CDS encoding ABC transporter substrate-binding protein: MRYGRAARLACLAGIVLCARVSSAAEMVRVAYPSMNTSVFSLLLAQKEGYLKEEGIDLQLLSIRGEIAIRTALAGEIDFFTNAGSGLAAAVRSVPVKIVTVLQDKPGWDLIALPEIKSIAQLRGKNIGIMSPEGSLAVVAREMLRKNGIDPAKDVNLVVMGGDSVRYPALQAGSIQATLFNASMSLRAQKEGFSKLASAGDYANLIEGGLVTTDERIRQHPDRILRFIRGTLKGVRLFASRRGPAIETMMGALRMTDRSLAAAIYDTQSKLLLREGVTDDGVLQAMIDSMKKTTRVQREIKVADVFDLSFARRANRDLEARGWKP, encoded by the coding sequence ATGAGATACGGAAGAGCCGCCCGGCTCGCGTGCCTGGCCGGGATCGTCCTTTGCGCACGGGTCTCCTCGGCCGCGGAGATGGTCCGCGTGGCCTATCCTTCGATGAACACCTCTGTTTTCTCCCTGCTGCTCGCGCAGAAGGAAGGCTATCTGAAGGAAGAAGGAATCGACCTTCAACTCCTCAGCATTCGCGGCGAGATCGCGATCAGGACGGCGCTGGCCGGGGAGATCGACTTCTTCACCAACGCCGGCAGCGGCCTGGCGGCGGCCGTGCGGTCGGTCCCGGTGAAGATCGTGACGGTGCTCCAGGACAAGCCGGGCTGGGATCTCATCGCGCTGCCCGAGATCAAATCGATCGCGCAGCTTCGCGGCAAGAACATCGGCATCATGTCGCCGGAAGGGTCGCTCGCCGTGGTGGCGCGGGAGATGCTCCGGAAGAACGGCATCGATCCCGCGAAGGACGTGAACCTCGTCGTCATGGGAGGAGACTCCGTGCGCTACCCGGCGCTTCAGGCCGGTTCGATCCAGGCGACCCTGTTCAACGCCAGCATGAGCCTCAGAGCCCAGAAGGAGGGCTTCAGCAAGCTCGCCTCCGCGGGCGATTACGCCAATCTCATCGAAGGCGGGCTCGTCACCACCGACGAGCGGATCCGCCAGCATCCGGATCGGATCCTGCGGTTCATCCGGGGAACGCTCAAAGGGGTGAGGCTTTTCGCGTCGCGGCGAGGGCCGGCGATCGAGACGATGATGGGCGCCCTGAGAATGACGGATCGAAGCCTTGCGGCGGCGATCTACGACACGCAGTCGAAGCTGCTCCTGCGTGAAGGCGTAACCGACGACGGCGTCCTCCAGGCGATGATCGACTCCATGAAAAAGACCACCCGCGTCCAACGCGAGATCAAGGTTGCGGACGTCTTCGACCTGAGCTTTGCGCGCAGGGCGAATCGGGACCTCGAGGCGCGCGGCTGGAAGCCGTAA
- the tcuB gene encoding tricarballylate utilization 4Fe-4S protein TcuB produces MPQADLVKEGARQMTICNACRYCEGYCAVFPAMELRRTFGKADLVYLANLCFDCRDCYYACQYAPPHEFAINIPKLMAELRRETYREFTWPGAFAPLFNRNARAVAAITASALALIAVFVLVFTGPAALFATHLGEGAFYRVVPYAAMTVPPLLVSIYGLAVLVAGALRFWRETAGAPGGSVGPAAFLCAARDALGLVYLRGGGAGCNYPGAGFSASRRWLHHLVFYGFLLDFASTSVAAFYDHFLGWQAPYPFWSWPVVLGTAGGVGLMIGTAGLLYLKWKSDPEPSDRPMVDMDVAFLVLLFLTSVTGMALLAFRETPAMGTLLAIHLGAVAGFFLTLPYGKFAHAVYRYAALIRYAAEEREARREAN; encoded by the coding sequence GTGCCGCAAGCTGATCTCGTCAAGGAGGGCGCGCGGCAGATGACGATCTGCAACGCGTGCCGCTACTGCGAGGGATACTGCGCGGTCTTCCCCGCGATGGAGCTGCGCCGGACCTTCGGCAAGGCGGACCTCGTCTACCTCGCCAATCTCTGTTTCGACTGTCGCGACTGCTACTACGCCTGCCAGTACGCGCCGCCGCACGAGTTCGCGATCAACATCCCCAAGCTCATGGCGGAGCTGCGGCGCGAGACCTACCGCGAGTTTACCTGGCCCGGCGCTTTCGCGCCGCTCTTCAACCGCAACGCCCGGGCGGTCGCGGCGATAACGGCGTCGGCGCTGGCCCTGATCGCCGTCTTCGTCCTGGTCTTCACCGGACCGGCGGCGCTCTTTGCGACCCATCTCGGCGAAGGCGCGTTCTATCGCGTGGTGCCGTACGCTGCCATGACCGTGCCGCCGCTTCTGGTCTCGATCTACGGACTGGCGGTTCTCGTCGCCGGTGCTCTTCGCTTCTGGCGCGAAACGGCCGGCGCTCCGGGCGGCAGCGTCGGTCCCGCGGCCTTCCTGTGTGCCGCAAGGGACGCGCTCGGCCTCGTTTACCTGAGAGGCGGCGGAGCCGGATGCAACTATCCCGGCGCCGGCTTTTCGGCCTCGAGGCGCTGGCTCCATCATCTGGTGTTCTACGGCTTTCTCCTGGATTTCGCCTCGACCAGCGTGGCGGCCTTCTACGACCACTTCCTCGGCTGGCAGGCTCCCTACCCGTTCTGGAGCTGGCCCGTGGTCCTGGGAACAGCCGGCGGCGTGGGGCTCATGATCGGAACCGCGGGGCTCCTCTACCTCAAATGGAAAAGCGACCCGGAGCCGTCGGATCGGCCGATGGTCGACATGGACGTGGCGTTCCTGGTGCTGTTGTTTTTGACCAGCGTGACGGGAATGGCGCTGCTCGCGTTTCGTGAGACTCCGGCGATGGGTACGCTGCTCGCGATCCACCTGGGAGCGGTGGCCGGCTTCTTTCTGACCTTGCCCTACGGTAAATTCGCGCACGCCGTCTACCGCTACGCGGCGCTGATCCGTTACGCCGCCGAGGAGCGCGAGGCCCGCCGCGAGGCGAATTGA
- the tcuA gene encoding FAD-dependent tricarballylate dehydrogenase TcuA, with translation MPMDSLEASAVDVLVIGGGNAGLCAAITARRAGARVLLLESATKHLRGGNSRHTRDIRYMHRGATEYVTGSYPEAEFWEDLRQVTGGDTNERLALQVIRSSEDLASWMQTQGVRWQKPLRGTLHLARTNLFMLGGGKAMVNAYYETALALGVKVAYQCEVRELDIRDGRFVAARGGAAEEFRARALVVAAGGFEANISWLKEYWGEAAENFVIRGTPYNQGRMLKELLRCGAKPTGNPRGCHAVALDARAPKFDGGIVTRLDSVPFGIVVNNKVERFYDEGEDFWPKRYAIWGGLIARQPDQIAYSILDAKALPCFMPSVFPPVEAGSIPELAAALALDPEKLTAVVERYNRAVRPGTFNPAVLDDCRTEGLEPPKSHWARPIDTPPFYGYPLRPGITFTYLGVAVDERARVIFQDERPAQNVFAAGEVMAGNILTQGYLAGFGLTIGAVFGRIAGQEAARCAAS, from the coding sequence ATGCCGATGGACTCCTTAGAAGCTTCAGCCGTGGACGTACTGGTCATCGGCGGCGGTAACGCCGGGTTGTGCGCGGCGATCACGGCACGGCGCGCCGGCGCGCGCGTGCTCCTGCTCGAAAGCGCGACGAAGCACCTGCGCGGCGGCAACAGCCGGCACACGCGCGATATCCGGTACATGCACCGCGGGGCGACCGAGTACGTCACCGGGAGCTATCCCGAGGCGGAGTTCTGGGAGGATCTCAGGCAGGTCACCGGCGGCGACACCAACGAGCGCCTGGCACTCCAGGTGATTCGGTCTTCCGAGGACCTCGCGTCGTGGATGCAGACTCAAGGGGTTCGCTGGCAAAAGCCGCTTCGCGGCACGCTCCATCTCGCGCGTACCAACCTCTTCATGCTCGGCGGCGGCAAGGCGATGGTCAACGCCTACTACGAGACCGCGCTCGCGCTCGGCGTGAAGGTGGCCTACCAGTGCGAGGTCCGCGAGCTGGACATCCGCGACGGCCGCTTCGTGGCGGCGCGCGGCGGCGCGGCGGAGGAGTTCCGGGCCAGAGCCCTGGTCGTCGCCGCCGGCGGCTTCGAGGCGAACATCTCCTGGCTCAAGGAGTACTGGGGCGAGGCGGCGGAAAACTTCGTGATTCGGGGCACGCCATACAACCAGGGACGGATGCTGAAAGAGCTCCTGCGCTGCGGCGCGAAGCCGACGGGGAATCCCCGCGGCTGCCACGCGGTGGCGCTGGACGCGCGCGCGCCCAAATTCGACGGCGGCATCGTCACGCGTCTCGACAGCGTGCCGTTCGGAATCGTCGTCAACAACAAGGTCGAGCGCTTCTACGACGAGGGTGAGGACTTCTGGCCGAAGCGTTACGCGATCTGGGGCGGGCTGATCGCGCGCCAGCCGGACCAGATCGCGTACTCGATTCTCGACGCCAAGGCGCTTCCGTGCTTCATGCCGTCGGTGTTTCCTCCGGTCGAGGCCGGCTCGATCCCTGAGCTCGCCGCCGCGCTCGCTCTCGATCCGGAGAAGCTCACCGCCGTGGTCGAACGGTACAATCGTGCGGTTCGGCCGGGCACGTTCAACCCGGCGGTCCTCGACGACTGCCGGACTGAAGGCCTCGAGCCGCCAAAAAGCCACTGGGCCCGGCCGATCGACACCCCTCCGTTTTACGGCTATCCGCTTCGGCCGGGAATAACGTTCACCTACCTGGGGGTCGCCGTGGACGAGCGGGCCCGGGTGATCTTCCAGGACGAGCGTCCCGCGCAAAACGTCTTTGCGGCCGGTGAGGTGATGGCGGGCAACATTCTCACCCAGGGGTATCTCGCCGGGTTCGGACTCACCATTGGCGCGGTCTTCGGCCGCATCGCCGGGCAGGAGGCGGCGCGCTGTGCCGCAAGCTGA